From a single Brassica napus cultivar Da-Ae chromosome C9, Da-Ae, whole genome shotgun sequence genomic region:
- the LOC125574850 gene encoding membrane-bound O-acyltransferase gup1-like isoform X1 produces MSKTQLDQSWIGTQNGNRESFLLYSSTPSLSTPMLYGYPFVSLTLRGLAPGWLIPSRRNDVSDAQWRNFRGNLPILSFVFAVFTVIANGSRSLFKLKAKGMTILWLFLSLVYLTYLHGACVIFILSIATANFLLVKVFARKKFFPFMLWAFNLFFLLCNRIYEGYSFSIFGPQFEYLDNFRGTFRWHICFNFVVLRMISFGYDYHWGQLDSHFDLEKHVTRCSLCKLGKTCYVVRQEKDIASDSSCSFSLYLCYLVYAPLYLAGPIISFNAFASQLDVPQNTHSVKDVARYGLRWLFSFLLMELMTQFFYYNAFVISGLWRELSPVEIFIIGYGVLNFMWLKFLLLWRYFRFWSLVNGIETVENMPNCINNCYSLETFWKTWHASFNRWLIRYMYIPLGGSRRKFLNVWVVFTFVAVWHDLEWKLLSWAWLTCLFFMPEMLLKSASNAIKVQSAFGEFLLRELKALSGAVTITCLMMANLAGYVIGPSGLSLFVSSFLSKEGLPVLGGVFFSFYVGTKLMFHIKDLRSGVHRPR; encoded by the exons ATGTCAAAAACCCAGCTAGATCAGTCATGGATCGGTACGCAAAATGGAAACAGAGAGAGCTTCTTGTTATACTCTTCTACGCCGTCGCTTTCTACGCCTATGCTCTACGGATATCCCTTCGTCTCTCTCACG CTCCGCGGTTTAGCTCCTGGCTGGCTCATCCCTAGTCGACGCAAT GATGTATCCGATGCTCAATGGAGGAACTTCCGCGGAAACTTGCCAATTCTCAGTTTCGTTTTCGCTGTTTTCACCGTGATTGCAAATGGATCTAGGTCTCTTTTCAAATTGAAAGCCAAAGGAATGACCATCTTGTGGCTTTTCTTGTCACTTGTATACTTGACTTACTTACATGGAGCTTG CGTCATTTTCATTCTCTCCATCGCAACAGCTAATTTCCTCCTTGTTAAG GTTTTTGCGCGGAAAAAGTTCTTTCCTTTCATGCTTTGGGCTTTCAACTTATTCTTCCTCTTGTGCAATCGTATTTATGAAGGCTATTCCTTCTCCATTTTCGG GCCACAGTTTGAGTACCTGGACAACTTTAGGGGCACGTTCAGATGGCATATATGCTTTAACTTTG TCGTTCTGCGCATGATAAGTTTTGGATATGATTATCACTGGGGTCAACTGGATTCTCATTTTGATCTGGAG AAACACGTAACGCGCTGCTCGTTATGTAAGTTGGGGAAGACTTGCTACGTAGTTCGACAG GAGAAAGATATAGCAAGTGACAGCAGCTGCAGTTTTTCTTTATACCTTTGTTATTTGGTCTATGCCCCCTTGTACCTTGCGGGGCCAATCATAAGCTTCAATGCCTTTGCCTCTCAG CTAGATGTGCCACAGAATACTCATTCAGTGAAAGATGTTGCACGATATGGATTGCGTTGGTTATTCAGCTTTTTGCTGATGGAACTTATGACGCAATTCTTCTATTACAATGCCTTTGTGATCAG TGGTCTGTGGAGAGAATTATCTCCTGTGGAAATATTTATCATCGGATACGGA GTGCTAAACTTCATGTGGCTCAAGTTCCTTCTTTTATGGAGATATTTCCGCTTCTGGTCTTTG GTGAATGGCATTGAAACTGTTGAGAACATGCCGAATTGCATTAATAATTGCTATAGCCTGGAAACATTCTGGAAAACCTGGCATGCATCGTTTAATAGGTGGCTTATCAG GTATATGTATATTCCTCTGGGTGGATCACGAAGAAAGTTTCTGAATGTGTGGGTTGTATTCACATTTGTTGCCGTGTGGCATGATTTAGAATG GAAGCTTCTTTCATGGGCATGGTTAACATGTTTATTCTTCATGCCAGAAATGTTGCTGAAATCAGCATCCAATGCAATTAAG GTTCAGAGTGCTTTTGGAGAGTTTCTCCTTCGTGAACTCAAGGCGTTGTCTGGCGCTGTGACAATCACATGCCTCATG ATGGCAAATCTTGCTGGCTATGTCATCGGACCATCAGGTCTAAGCTTGTTTGTCTCCAGCTTTCTTAGTAAAGAAG GATTACCTGTTCTAGGCGGGGTGTTCTTTAGCTTTTACGTGGGTACAAAG CTGATGTTTCACATCAAGGACTTGAGAAGTGGGGTACATCGCCCGAGGTAG
- the LOC125574850 gene encoding membrane-bound O-acyltransferase gup1-like isoform X2, producing the protein MDRYAKWKQRELLVILFYAVAFYAYALRISLRLSHDHYLKLRGLAPGWLIPSRRNDVSDAQWRNFRGNLPILSFVFAVFTVIANGSRSLFKLKAKGMTILWLFLSLVYLTYLHGACVIFILSIATANFLLVKVFARKKFFPFMLWAFNLFFLLCNRIYEGYSFSIFGPQFEYLDNFRGTFRWHICFNFVVLRMISFGYDYHWGQLDSHFDLEKHVTRCSLCKLGKTCYVVRQEKDIASDSSCSFSLYLCYLVYAPLYLAGPIISFNAFASQLDVPQNTHSVKDVARYGLRWLFSFLLMELMTQFFYYNAFVISGLWRELSPVEIFIIGYGVLNFMWLKFLLLWRYFRFWSLVNGIETVENMPNCINNCYSLETFWKTWHASFNRWLIRYMYIPLGGSRRKFLNVWVVFTFVAVWHDLEWKLLSWAWLTCLFFMPEMLLKSASNAIKVQSAFGEFLLRELKALSGAVTITCLMMANLAGYVIGPSGLSLFVSSFLSKEGLPVLGGVFFSFYVGTKLMFHIKDLRSGVHRPR; encoded by the exons ATGGATCGGTACGCAAAATGGAAACAGAGAGAGCTTCTTGTTATACTCTTCTACGCCGTCGCTTTCTACGCCTATGCTCTACGGATATCCCTTCGTCTCTCTCACG ATCATTACTTGAAGCTCCGCGGTTTAGCTCCTGGCTGGCTCATCCCTAGTCGACGCAAT GATGTATCCGATGCTCAATGGAGGAACTTCCGCGGAAACTTGCCAATTCTCAGTTTCGTTTTCGCTGTTTTCACCGTGATTGCAAATGGATCTAGGTCTCTTTTCAAATTGAAAGCCAAAGGAATGACCATCTTGTGGCTTTTCTTGTCACTTGTATACTTGACTTACTTACATGGAGCTTG CGTCATTTTCATTCTCTCCATCGCAACAGCTAATTTCCTCCTTGTTAAG GTTTTTGCGCGGAAAAAGTTCTTTCCTTTCATGCTTTGGGCTTTCAACTTATTCTTCCTCTTGTGCAATCGTATTTATGAAGGCTATTCCTTCTCCATTTTCGG GCCACAGTTTGAGTACCTGGACAACTTTAGGGGCACGTTCAGATGGCATATATGCTTTAACTTTG TCGTTCTGCGCATGATAAGTTTTGGATATGATTATCACTGGGGTCAACTGGATTCTCATTTTGATCTGGAG AAACACGTAACGCGCTGCTCGTTATGTAAGTTGGGGAAGACTTGCTACGTAGTTCGACAG GAGAAAGATATAGCAAGTGACAGCAGCTGCAGTTTTTCTTTATACCTTTGTTATTTGGTCTATGCCCCCTTGTACCTTGCGGGGCCAATCATAAGCTTCAATGCCTTTGCCTCTCAG CTAGATGTGCCACAGAATACTCATTCAGTGAAAGATGTTGCACGATATGGATTGCGTTGGTTATTCAGCTTTTTGCTGATGGAACTTATGACGCAATTCTTCTATTACAATGCCTTTGTGATCAG TGGTCTGTGGAGAGAATTATCTCCTGTGGAAATATTTATCATCGGATACGGA GTGCTAAACTTCATGTGGCTCAAGTTCCTTCTTTTATGGAGATATTTCCGCTTCTGGTCTTTG GTGAATGGCATTGAAACTGTTGAGAACATGCCGAATTGCATTAATAATTGCTATAGCCTGGAAACATTCTGGAAAACCTGGCATGCATCGTTTAATAGGTGGCTTATCAG GTATATGTATATTCCTCTGGGTGGATCACGAAGAAAGTTTCTGAATGTGTGGGTTGTATTCACATTTGTTGCCGTGTGGCATGATTTAGAATG GAAGCTTCTTTCATGGGCATGGTTAACATGTTTATTCTTCATGCCAGAAATGTTGCTGAAATCAGCATCCAATGCAATTAAG GTTCAGAGTGCTTTTGGAGAGTTTCTCCTTCGTGAACTCAAGGCGTTGTCTGGCGCTGTGACAATCACATGCCTCATG ATGGCAAATCTTGCTGGCTATGTCATCGGACCATCAGGTCTAAGCTTGTTTGTCTCCAGCTTTCTTAGTAAAGAAG GATTACCTGTTCTAGGCGGGGTGTTCTTTAGCTTTTACGTGGGTACAAAG CTGATGTTTCACATCAAGGACTTGAGAAGTGGGGTACATCGCCCGAGGTAG
- the LOC125592387 gene encoding pectin acetylesterase 2-like, with protein sequence MKKLLLSLTLFGLTLLILPVNGIMEFDEMEWFTSFNGTKVFKTESDVYSEAKFPMVGLTLIQSAAAKGAVCLDGSLPGYHLHRGFGSGAKNWLVQLEGGGWCDTIRNCVYRKTSRRGSSKYMEKNMPFTGILSDKAAENPDFYNWNRVKVRYCDGGSFSGDSENKAAQLQFRGKRIWLAAMEDLMAKGMRQSKQALLSGCSAGGLAAILRCDDFGDMFSPSTRVKCLSDAGFFLDAIDVSGGRSLRRLYAGVVKLQNLETKLSKDCLNRLNPTSCFFPQNLINQIKTPLFILNAAYDSWQIQESLAPKSADPSGSWHDCRLDYTKCNSTQIQFLQGFRTRMVNLIKGFAKPSKNGVFLNSCFAHCQTERHDTWYSQNSPAVNKKGIAVAVGDWYFERGGAKLIDCAYPCDKTCHNLVFRG encoded by the exons ATGAAGAAGCTTCTATTGAGTTTGACTCTGTTTGGTCTCACTCTCCTAATCCTTCCCGTAAATGGGATTATGGAGTTTGATGAAATGGAATGGTTTACAAGTTTCAATGGAACAAAGGTGTTTAAGACAGAAAGTGATGTTTATTCTGAAGCGAAGTTTCCAATGGTAGGACTCACTCTTATTCAATCTGCTGCTGCTAAAGGAGCAG TGTGTCTAGATGGAAGTCTTCCTGGATACCACTTGCATCGCGGGTTTGGTTCAGGAGCAAAAAATTGGCTAGTTCAATTGGAG GGAGGTGGATGGTGTGATACCATTAGAAATTGCGTATACCGCAAAACAAGTCGTCGTGGATCGTCTAAGTATATGGAGAAAAATATGCCTTTTACAGGAATCCTAAGTGACAAAGCCGCGGAGAATCCAG ACTTTTATAACTGGAATAGAGTAAAAGTTAGGTACTGTGACGGTGGATCCTTTAGTGGAGACAGCGAAAATAAG GCTGCACAACTTCAGTTTAGAGGAAAAAGAATATGGTTAGCAGCTATGGAAGATTTGATGGCAAAGGGAATGCGTCAAAGTAAACAG GCTCTGCTCTCTGGATGTTCTGCTGGAGGTCTTGCCGCGATTTTGCGCTGTGATGATTTTGGGGATATGTTTTCTCCTTCCACTAGAGTGAAATGTTTGAGTGATGCTGGCTTTTTCCTTGACGC CATCGATGTCTCTGGAGGTCGATCTCTTAGGCGTTTATATGCTGGTGTGGTGAAGTTACAG AATCTGGAAACAAAGCTCTCTAAGGACTGTCTAAACCGTCTTAATCCAACTTCG TGTTTTTTCCCACAAAACCTAATCAACCAAATCAAGACTCCATTGTTTATTCTAAATGCTGCATACGATTCGTGGCAG ATCCAAGAGAGTTTAGCTCCCAAATCTGCAGATCCAAGTGGAAGTTGGCATGATTGTAGACTTGACTACACCAAGTGCAATTCAACTCAGATCCAGTTCTTGCAAG GTTTCAGGACTCGTATGGTAAATTTAATCAAAGGTTTCGCGAAGCCGAGTAAGAACGGAGTGTTTCTTAACTCGTGCTTTGCTCATTGCCAAACAGAGAGGCATGACACATGGTATTCCCAAAACTCTCCTGCGGTTAACAAAAAG GGGATTGCAGTAGCTGTGGGAGATTGGTATTTCGAAAGAGGAGGAGCAAAGCTCATAGACTGTGCTTATCCTTGTGACAAAACTTGCCACAATTTAGTCTTTAGAGGATAA
- the LOC125592507 gene encoding uncharacterized protein LOC125592507, whose translation MDHLFRRVSPPMEDHQFAWILWYIWKGRNNKVFSNMDMDPKDTLKLAETESTLWADAHVLTETRIGSHAEVTTIPSIPGRWCFTDGSWKENEVFSGQGWLSTLEGFDGLLGARNVRACLSPLHAEIEALLWAMEYIKSLKEVFTRSEIIYVPRTQNSRADSLASSARKQPSFVVHMDQNLPEWFTESV comes from the exons atggatcatctcttcCGGAGAGTCTCTCCACCGATGGAGGAccatcaatttgcatggatactttggtatatttggaaaggaaggAACAATAAAGTGTTCAGTAATATGGACATGGATCCAAAAGACACGctcaaattggcagaaacagaatcaacactttgggctgatGCACATGTATTGACCGAGACCAGGATAGGGTCCCATGCTGAGGTTACGACTATCCCATCAATTCCGGggagatggtgttttacagatggttCTTGGAAGGAGAATGAAGTTTTCTCTGGGCAAGGTTGGCTAAGTACTTTAGAAGGCTTTGATGGGTTGTTAGGAGCAAGGAATGTCCGAGCTTGTCTATCCCCTCTACATGCGGAGATAGAAGCACtactttgggcaatggaat atattaagTCCCTGAAAGAGGTTTTCACACGTtcggagattatctatgtaccaaggacgcaaaattcaaGAGCGGATAGCCTAGCAAGCAGTGCCAGGAAACAACCGtcgtttgtcgttcacatggatcaaaaTCTACCGgagtggttcacagagtcagtatga
- the LOC111205309 gene encoding UPF0057 membrane protein At1g57550-like: MGSFIEILCAIFIPPVGVFLKFGCGLEFWLSLLLTFLGFVPGMIYAIWVLTK, encoded by the exons ATGGGCAGTTTCATTGAAATTCTTTGTGCAATTTTCATACCTCCTGTTGGCGTATTCCTCAAATTTGGTTGCGGg TTGGAGTTTTGGCTCTCTTTGCTCCTAACGTTCTTAGGTTTTGTACCTGGAATGATATATGCCATATGGGTTCTTACCAAATAG